A window of the Cystobacter fuscus genome harbors these coding sequences:
- a CDS encoding M91 family zinc metallopeptidase → MPSSSISRSSTYRPPSQRELEHRRENLYPADYGVVHPELPGIRTRRETQSGDDFADFTRDVRESTHTLMRPPVGYEDTNRVSTGRRMMTELDSRTAHLNPGATPTPYRPSTSVNIYSGRGQPMPNRHAARHEGTYDSLRPAYRYEGQASSGRPSDIRYDESGERDRHISLGHEMVHGWRTAHGVAVSPLAVSPYNNDPVFARTDPQFRAPMRETIEDRLRLSEEFETVGLRQTPHTPGGWAPTENAIRQERGAPLRYEYSGSYPDHNQTDDNLRMFDEGSDDRRFYERAYRDSPIGGIVRRLER, encoded by the coding sequence ATGCCCAGCTCGTCCATTTCGCGGAGTTCCACCTATCGTCCCCCTTCGCAGCGCGAGCTCGAGCACCGCAGGGAGAACCTGTACCCCGCCGACTACGGCGTCGTGCACCCGGAGCTGCCGGGCATCCGCACCCGGCGCGAGACGCAGTCCGGCGACGATTTCGCCGACTTCACCCGGGACGTGAGGGAATCCACGCACACGCTGATGCGGCCGCCCGTGGGTTACGAGGACACGAACAGGGTCTCCACGGGCCGCCGGATGATGACGGAGCTGGACAGCAGGACCGCGCACCTCAACCCCGGCGCGACGCCGACGCCCTACCGGCCGTCCACCTCGGTCAACATCTACTCGGGCCGGGGCCAGCCCATGCCCAATCGCCATGCGGCCCGCCACGAGGGCACCTATGACTCCCTTCGGCCCGCGTACCGCTACGAGGGCCAGGCCAGCTCCGGTCGGCCCAGCGACATCAGGTATGACGAGTCGGGTGAAAGGGATCGGCACATCAGCCTGGGGCACGAGATGGTCCACGGCTGGCGCACCGCGCATGGCGTCGCGGTCAGCCCCCTGGCGGTCAGCCCGTACAACAACGATCCCGTCTTCGCGCGCACCGACCCCCAGTTCCGCGCCCCCATGAGGGAAACGATCGAGGATCGCCTCCGACTGAGCGAGGAGTTCGAGACCGTCGGGCTGCGTCAGACGCCGCATACGCCGGGGGGTTGGGCACCGACGGAAAACGCGATTCGTCAAGAGCGGGGGGCGCCACTCCGGTACGAGTACTCGGGCTCTTATCCCGACCACAACCAGACCGATGACAACTTGAGGATGTTCGACGAGGGTTCGGATGACCGCAGGTTCTACGAGAGGGCGTACAGGGACTCGCCCATCGGCGGGATCGTCCGCAGACTGGAGCGTTGA
- a CDS encoding PHB depolymerase family esterase gives MSKRLFAGAPHVILTLSLLGCGGEPPPAEETPLGQVNSALTQVTSFGSNPGNLKMWKHVPADMPANAPLVVAMHGCTQTAAAYTNTGWNALADQLKFYVVYPEQQSANNQNVCFNWFEPGDIARGSGEALSIKQMVDKMKADVSIDPSRVFVTGLSAGAAMSHVMAATYPDVFSGAAIMAGIPYKCATTMTDAFSCMSPGVGKTPDQWASLVRGAYSGYTGAYPKISLWHGTSDYTVKNTNQVEALEQWTAVHGIDMTADVSDTVATYPHKVYKNSAGKALVETYDLTGMGHGTAIDPATRFPGTSVACGTAGAYILDTNICSTLEVAKFFGLDNSDTTAPTVSLSSPTNGATVSGTVTLSAQASDNVGITEVAFLIDGAVVGTDSTPPFTFAWNATAAANGTHTLAARASDASGNTTTSSSITVTVTGGVSDTTAPDVALTSPAANATLAGTVSLTATATDNVGITRVEFLVDGAVVGVGTASGSTYSSSWNTTTAAPGAHTVRVRASDASGNTTTSAAITVTVDQNSARFTETFSTNGPDKTGWTLTEWAPDASDQTGVSGSKSILGSATPSFNTVTRTASVTVALSSAPTLSYWRKLDLSGANTLASVSFKVVVNAGSDVVVDSVTKGLGTVTESTWTQRTNIDLSAYANRTVTLKFIVSATDTASTVSRAKAWVDGISISQTGTE, from the coding sequence ATGTCGAAGCGGCTATTCGCAGGCGCCCCCCATGTCATTCTCACCCTGTCGTTGCTTGGCTGCGGAGGCGAGCCCCCGCCCGCGGAGGAGACTCCCTTGGGGCAGGTGAACAGCGCGCTGACACAGGTGACGAGCTTCGGAAGCAACCCCGGCAACCTGAAGATGTGGAAGCACGTGCCCGCCGACATGCCCGCCAACGCCCCCCTGGTGGTGGCCATGCACGGCTGTACCCAGACGGCCGCGGCCTACACCAACACCGGCTGGAACGCCCTGGCCGATCAGCTCAAGTTCTACGTGGTCTATCCCGAGCAACAGAGCGCCAACAACCAGAACGTCTGCTTCAACTGGTTCGAGCCGGGAGACATCGCGCGGGGCTCGGGCGAGGCGCTCTCCATCAAGCAGATGGTGGACAAGATGAAGGCGGACGTCTCCATTGATCCGAGCCGCGTCTTCGTCACCGGCCTGTCGGCGGGCGCGGCGATGTCGCACGTCATGGCCGCCACCTACCCGGACGTCTTCTCGGGGGCCGCCATCATGGCCGGCATTCCCTACAAGTGCGCCACCACGATGACCGACGCCTTCTCCTGCATGAGCCCGGGCGTGGGCAAGACACCGGACCAGTGGGCGAGCCTGGTGCGAGGCGCCTACTCCGGCTACACCGGCGCCTACCCGAAGATCTCCCTCTGGCACGGCACCTCCGACTACACCGTGAAGAACACCAACCAGGTGGAGGCCCTGGAGCAGTGGACGGCGGTGCACGGCATCGACATGACGGCGGACGTCTCGGACACGGTCGCCACCTACCCCCACAAGGTCTACAAGAACAGCGCGGGCAAGGCCCTCGTGGAGACGTATGACCTGACCGGCATGGGGCACGGCACCGCCATCGATCCGGCCACCCGGTTCCCCGGCACCTCCGTCGCGTGCGGCACCGCGGGCGCCTATATCCTGGACACCAACATCTGCTCCACGCTGGAGGTGGCGAAGTTCTTCGGGCTCGACAACTCCGACACGACCGCTCCCACGGTCAGCCTCTCCTCCCCCACCAACGGCGCCACCGTGAGCGGCACGGTGACGCTGAGCGCCCAGGCCTCGGACAACGTGGGCATCACCGAGGTGGCGTTCCTCATCGACGGCGCCGTGGTGGGCACCGACTCCACCCCGCCCTTCACCTTCGCGTGGAACGCCACCGCCGCGGCCAACGGCACCCACACCCTGGCGGCCCGGGCCTCCGATGCCTCGGGCAACACCACCACGTCCAGCTCCATCACCGTCACCGTCACCGGCGGCGTCTCCGACACCACCGCGCCTGACGTGGCCCTCACCTCTCCGGCCGCCAACGCCACCCTGGCTGGCACCGTCTCCCTCACCGCCACCGCCACCGACAACGTGGGCATCACCCGGGTGGAGTTCCTCGTGGACGGCGCCGTGGTGGGCGTGGGCACGGCCTCGGGTAGTACCTACTCCTCCTCGTGGAACACCACCACGGCCGCCCCCGGCGCCCACACCGTGCGCGTCCGGGCCTCCGATGCCTCGGGCAACACCACCACCTCCGCCGCCATCACCGTCACCGTGGACCAGAACTCGGCGCGCTTCACCGAGACCTTCTCCACCAACGGCCCCGACAAGACGGGCTGGACCCTGACCGAGTGGGCCCCGGACGCCAGTGATCAGACGGGGGTGAGCGGCAGCAAATCCATCCTCGGCTCCGCCACGCCCTCCTTCAACACCGTCACCCGCACCGCCAGCGTCACCGTGGCCCTGTCCAGCGCTCCCACGCTCTCCTACTGGCGCAAGCTGGATCTCTCCGGGGCCAATACCCTGGCGTCGGTGTCCTTCAAGGTCGTCGTCAACGCCGGCAGTGACGTGGTGGTGGACTCCGTCACCAAGGGCCTCGGCACCGTCACCGAGTCCACCTGGACACAGCGCACCAATATCGATCTGTCCGCCTACGCCAACCGCACCGTCACCCTGAAGTTCATCGTCTCGGCCACGGACACCGCCTCCACGGTCAGCCGCGCCAAGGCCTGGGTGGACGGCATCTCGATCTCACAAACTGGCACGGAGTGA
- a CDS encoding carbon-nitrogen hydrolase family protein, which produces MSNSPQVRVAVVQAAPVLFNLEGTLERVASWTARAANTGARLVLFPEAFIPAYPRGLGFGFIVGSRSDAGRRLWQLYNEQSVEIPGPAIERLGGIARAHGVFLSIGVIERDRLTRGTLYCTQLYFGPEGALLARHRKLKPTGSERLIWGEGDGSTLSTVDTPFGRIGGLICWENYMPLARAAMYAKGVDIYLAPTADSRDTWQATMRHIGNEGRCFVLGCNQFVTRDMYPPEVLREEALPADAPHIMSRGGSVIVSPFGEVLAGPLWGEEGVLTADLDLGMLTRARLDFDPCGHYGRPDIFRLEVDERERPGATFLRQEAPGDALSPLPARSR; this is translated from the coding sequence ATGTCGAACTCCCCGCAGGTCCGTGTCGCCGTCGTCCAGGCCGCTCCCGTGCTCTTCAATCTCGAGGGAACGCTCGAGCGCGTCGCCTCGTGGACCGCCCGCGCCGCCAACACCGGCGCGCGCCTCGTGCTCTTCCCGGAAGCATTCATCCCGGCCTATCCCCGCGGACTCGGCTTCGGCTTCATCGTGGGCAGCCGGAGCGATGCCGGCCGCCGGCTCTGGCAGCTCTACAACGAGCAGTCCGTGGAGATCCCCGGCCCGGCCATCGAGCGCCTCGGAGGCATCGCCCGCGCGCACGGCGTCTTCCTCTCCATCGGCGTCATCGAGCGGGATCGCCTCACGCGCGGAACGCTCTACTGCACGCAGCTCTACTTCGGGCCCGAGGGCGCGCTGCTCGCCAGGCACCGCAAGCTCAAGCCCACCGGCTCCGAGCGCCTCATCTGGGGCGAGGGCGATGGCAGCACGCTCTCGACGGTGGACACGCCCTTCGGCCGCATCGGTGGGCTCATCTGCTGGGAGAACTACATGCCGCTCGCGCGGGCGGCCATGTACGCCAAGGGCGTCGACATCTACCTCGCCCCGACCGCCGACAGCCGCGACACGTGGCAGGCCACCATGCGCCACATCGGCAACGAGGGCCGGTGCTTCGTGCTCGGGTGCAACCAGTTCGTCACCCGCGACATGTACCCGCCCGAGGTCCTCCGCGAAGAGGCCCTCCCCGCCGATGCCCCGCACATCATGTCCCGGGGAGGCAGCGTCATCGTCTCCCCGTTCGGTGAGGTGCTCGCGGGCCCGCTCTGGGGCGAGGAGGGCGTGCTGACGGCCGACCTGGACCTCGGGATGCTGACGCGGGCGCGGCTCGACTTCGACCCCTGCGGCCACTACGGCCGACCCGACATCTTCCGCCTGGAGGTGGACGAGCGCGAGCGGCCCGGTGCGACGTTCCTCCGGCAGGAGGCGCCCGGGGATGCGCTCTCCCCCCTGCCCGCGCGCAGCAGGTAG
- a CDS encoding HugZ family protein: protein MSDLENRARHARTLLLHQRHGVLATMSLELPGYPFGSITPYTLDHAGAPLILISTLAQHTKNIQADAKVSLTIHDATNPDPQASQRLTWVADAMPVPIDETAAHARYRAYFPRSADYLDTHDFELYRLVLVRARFIGGFGRIYWLERGEVLVANPFAQSEADIVGHMNEDHAHNLKAYCQAFKGVSAEKVVMQGIDADGFDVLADERPLRFTFDQPIATPDEARAAMVHLAKAARQSLKG from the coding sequence ATGTCCGATCTCGAAAATCGCGCTCGTCATGCCCGTACGCTTCTTCTGCACCAGCGCCATGGCGTACTCGCGACCATGAGCCTCGAGCTGCCCGGCTATCCCTTCGGGTCGATTACCCCCTACACCCTCGACCATGCCGGCGCGCCGCTGATTCTCATCAGCACCCTGGCCCAGCACACGAAGAACATCCAGGCGGACGCGAAGGTCTCCTTGACGATTCACGATGCGACGAATCCAGACCCACAGGCCTCCCAGCGCTTGACCTGGGTCGCGGATGCCATGCCCGTCCCGATCGACGAAACCGCGGCTCACGCCCGGTACCGTGCTTATTTCCCCCGGTCAGCGGACTACCTCGACACCCACGACTTCGAGCTGTACCGGCTCGTACTCGTACGCGCCCGCTTCATTGGCGGGTTCGGGCGGATCTACTGGCTGGAGCGCGGTGAAGTGCTCGTCGCCAATCCCTTCGCACAGAGCGAAGCCGACATCGTCGGGCACATGAATGAGGACCACGCCCACAACCTCAAGGCCTACTGTCAGGCCTTCAAGGGGGTCTCGGCGGAAAAGGTCGTCATGCAAGGCATTGATGCCGACGGCTTCGACGTGCTGGCGGATGAGCGCCCCCTGCGCTTCACCTTCGACCAACCGATCGCGACACCGGATGAAGCACGTGCCGCCATGGTGCACCTGGCGAAAGCAGCCCGACAGTCCCTGAAAGGCTGA
- a CDS encoding glycoside hydrolase family 5 protein translates to MKRNLVSGSAGLGGWRSLCMAVLYLAFLGGCGGMEESSPSEETSMAGENEAATPEVESLEAPLASPVATNGKLQVVGNQIRNQSGVAIQLKGMSLFWSQWGGTFYNASVVNSLADNWKVTVVRAAMGVESGGYLTNPAAEKARVKTVVDAAIAKGLYVIIDWHDHNATAHTAQSKAFFTEMAQLYKNTPNVIFEIFNEPDNESWTQVRTYAVEIIGAIRGAGAPNLVVVGTPTWSQDVDVAAGNPITQYPNVAYALHFYAGTHKQFLRDKATTALNKGIALFVTEFGTCDASGNGNLNLAETQLWMDFMNSRKLSWANWSLNDKAETASALVPGANTTGNWPDSALTPSGAFIKQKLSQ, encoded by the coding sequence ATGAAAAGAAACCTGGTTTCGGGCAGCGCGGGTCTGGGCGGATGGCGGAGCCTGTGTATGGCGGTCCTCTACCTCGCGTTCCTCGGCGGATGCGGTGGCATGGAGGAGTCGTCTCCTTCCGAGGAGACCTCCATGGCCGGGGAGAACGAAGCCGCCACGCCGGAGGTGGAGAGTTTGGAGGCGCCGCTGGCCTCGCCCGTCGCCACGAATGGCAAGCTTCAGGTGGTGGGCAATCAGATCCGGAACCAGAGTGGCGTGGCCATCCAGCTCAAGGGGATGAGCCTCTTCTGGAGCCAGTGGGGCGGCACGTTCTACAACGCCTCCGTCGTCAACTCGCTCGCGGACAACTGGAAGGTCACCGTGGTGCGCGCCGCCATGGGAGTGGAGAGCGGCGGCTACCTCACCAACCCCGCGGCGGAGAAGGCCCGGGTGAAGACCGTCGTCGACGCGGCCATCGCCAAGGGCCTCTACGTGATCATCGACTGGCATGATCACAACGCCACGGCGCACACCGCGCAGTCCAAGGCGTTCTTCACCGAGATGGCGCAGCTCTACAAGAACACCCCCAACGTCATCTTCGAGATCTTCAACGAGCCGGACAACGAGTCCTGGACCCAGGTGAGGACCTACGCGGTGGAAATCATTGGCGCCATCCGCGGCGCTGGAGCCCCCAACCTCGTGGTGGTGGGCACGCCGACCTGGTCGCAGGACGTGGACGTGGCCGCCGGCAACCCCATCACCCAGTACCCCAACGTGGCCTATGCACTGCACTTCTACGCGGGCACGCACAAGCAGTTCCTGCGTGACAAGGCGACCACGGCGCTGAACAAGGGCATCGCCCTGTTCGTGACGGAGTTCGGCACCTGCGACGCGTCCGGCAATGGCAACCTCAACCTCGCCGAGACCCAGCTGTGGATGGACTTCATGAACAGCCGCAAGCTGAGCTGGGCCAACTGGTCGCTCAACGACAAGGCCGAGACCGCCTCCGCGCTCGTCCCCGGCGCGAATACCACCGGGAACTGGCCCGACTCGGCCCTCACGCCCTCCGGCGCCTTCATCAAGCAGAAGCTGTCGCAGTAG